GGGCTTTATGCCGCCGCTGAATGCCATGGACACCTGTGTCTGTATGGGGGCCTCCATCAGTATGGGCTCCGGCATGGTACGGGTACTGCCTCCTGAAGAACAGAAGCGCGTGGTTGCGGTGATCGGTGATTCCACTTTCCTGCACACCGGTGTCAACTCCCTGATGGAGATGGCCTGGAACAAGGCGCCAGCCACGGTAATCATCCTGGATAACCGGATTACTGCCATGACCGGACGTCAGGAAAACCCGGCCTCCGGATTTACCCTGTCCGGCGAGCAGGCTGAAGAGGTAAATATTCCTGAGCTTTGCAAGGCGCTGGGGATCAAGCATGTGCGTACCGTAGATCCCTATGATCTGGATGCAACCCGTCAGGCAATCCGCGAGGAGATGGAGCGCCCTGAACCATCGGTGGTCATCACCAATCGCCCCTGTGTGCTGATCAAGGGGGCTGGCCGCTTTGAAAAAGGTACCATCCTTGAAGTTGATCAGGGTAAGTGTACCGGCTGCAAGGCCTGTCTGCGGATCGGATGCCCGGCCATTGAGTGGAAACCCAGCCCGGACGGCAACAAGGGCAAGGCCTTTATTGACCCGCAGCTCTGTACCGGTTGTACGGTCTGTCAGCAGCTCTGTAAATTCAATGCCATCGGGGGGAGAAAGTAATGGATAACGCAATCACCAACATCCTCCTGGTGGGGGTAGGCGGGCAGGGGATTCTGCTCGCTTCGGAGATTTTGTCAGAGGCGTTCATGCTGGCAGGTTTTGATGTCAAGAAGAGCGAGATTCACGGCATGTCCCAGCGGGGCGGCAGCGTGGTCTCCCATGTCCGTTTCGGTAAAGAGGTTTTCTCTCCAGTGGTGCCTGAAGGGCAGGGGGATATTCTGTTCGGTTTTGAACTGCTGGAAACCTATCGCTATCTGTCGCTGCTCAAGCCGGGTGCCACGGTGGTGGCCAATGATTACAAGATAGCCCCTCCTTCAGTACTGCTGGGGCAGGCGGTTTACCCTCAGGCATTACCTGAAAAAATAAAGGCCAAGTTCCCTGATTTCCTGCTGGTTGATGGCCAGGGGCTGGCGCTGCAGGCCGGTGATGTGCGGGCTGCCAACACTGTCATGCTGGGTGCGGTTTCCAAACGTCTGCAGATTGCTGAGGAGGTCTG
Above is a window of Trichlorobacter lovleyi SZ DNA encoding:
- a CDS encoding indolepyruvate oxidoreductase subunit beta; this translates as MDNAITNILLVGVGGQGILLASEILSEAFMLAGFDVKKSEIHGMSQRGGSVVSHVRFGKEVFSPVVPEGQGDILFGFELLETYRYLSLLKPGATVVANDYKIAPPSVLLGQAVYPQALPEKIKAKFPDFLLVDGQGLALQAGDVRAANTVMLGAVSKRLQIAEEVWQKALEKMVPKRALEINLKAFAMGREL